A genomic segment from bacterium encodes:
- a CDS encoding von Willebrand factor type A domain-containing protein, whose protein sequence is MSHRTTILAVAVQLVLALAIAIAADQINGSLSGRLTDKDTGGPVIGASVQLVGTKMGAMSDPNGRFIITKISPGVYSVKISSVEYNTVDVSGIEVKPGDTTEVNYQLTKKVTELDGTIAVTASQDPIQKYETSNIASITSQQVHLKPVQPVDALLFNSPNVQTTTNGHVFIRGGRAGEVSYIIDGVPIGDPLAGTGGAGSNLSLSTGTIQPVPLSHGGSTTVNGVPFDAMFFKDYGVNPFVDTEDDNLSTFAIDVDDASYILARSYLESGNLPPSEAVRAEEFINHFSYEYPSPRREPFSIELEGAPSQFGNSNNWMLRVGIQGKYIQTENRKPANLVFVVDVSGSMEWGNRLELVKQALYLLVEQLKPEDRVGIVVYGSTARVVLQPTSVDDRESIKRAIYSLACDGATNAEEGIRLGYEMANRMFDPRKLNRIILCSDGVANVGYTGPEQILEQIKGYAKKGITLTTVGFGMGNYNDILMEKLGDKGNGHYAYVDDIEEAKRVFVDNLNGTLEVIARDVKIQVEFDSTMVRSYRLIGYENRDVADEDFRNDTVDGGEIGSGHRVTALYELKLSNSLGSGTLGKVQVRFKDSEGKVVREVSRIIDPDHFAKQFDDASYDFRLAATAGQFSEILRDSYWARGEKLADLLPIAKGLNKEIDDKEVAELVSLIERANELKKSLSEK, encoded by the coding sequence ATGTCACATCGTACAACGATTCTTGCAGTGGCGGTTCAACTGGTTTTGGCGCTCGCCATTGCCATCGCCGCCGACCAGATCAACGGCTCGCTCTCGGGACGGCTGACCGACAAGGACACCGGCGGCCCGGTTATCGGAGCCTCTGTGCAATTGGTTGGAACGAAAATGGGGGCGATGTCTGACCCTAACGGCAGATTTATCATCACTAAAATCAGCCCAGGCGTTTACTCGGTCAAAATCTCTTCGGTGGAGTACAACACTGTTGATGTCTCTGGAATCGAAGTGAAACCAGGTGATACGACTGAGGTCAACTACCAATTGACCAAGAAGGTTACCGAATTGGATGGGACTATTGCTGTCACTGCTTCTCAGGACCCGATCCAGAAGTACGAGACCTCCAATATCGCCTCCATTACTTCACAACAGGTTCACCTGAAGCCGGTACAACCAGTCGACGCCTTGCTGTTTAACTCGCCCAATGTTCAGACCACGACCAATGGCCACGTGTTTATCCGAGGGGGACGTGCTGGAGAAGTTTCCTATATTATCGATGGTGTACCTATTGGAGATCCTCTGGCGGGCACGGGTGGAGCTGGGAGCAATCTTAGTTTGTCAACTGGAACGATTCAGCCAGTCCCCCTCTCTCATGGCGGGTCAACCACCGTCAATGGAGTTCCGTTCGACGCCATGTTCTTCAAAGACTACGGTGTCAATCCGTTTGTCGATACCGAAGATGACAATCTCTCGACCTTCGCCATCGATGTCGACGACGCGTCATACATTCTGGCCCGATCGTACCTCGAATCCGGCAACCTCCCGCCCTCTGAAGCTGTCCGCGCTGAGGAGTTTATCAATCATTTCAGTTACGAATATCCATCGCCGCGACGTGAGCCGTTCTCAATCGAATTGGAGGGGGCGCCGTCGCAGTTCGGCAATTCGAACAATTGGATGTTGCGGGTTGGGATCCAGGGGAAATATATCCAGACCGAGAATCGAAAGCCAGCCAACCTGGTTTTTGTCGTCGATGTTTCCGGTTCAATGGAATGGGGGAATCGACTGGAGCTGGTTAAGCAGGCCCTCTACCTGCTGGTTGAGCAGCTCAAGCCTGAAGATAGGGTCGGCATAGTGGTGTATGGCTCCACTGCGCGGGTCGTTCTCCAGCCGACTTCGGTAGATGACCGCGAGTCGATCAAGCGCGCCATTTACAGCTTGGCTTGCGATGGAGCCACCAACGCCGAAGAAGGGATCCGCCTCGGCTACGAGATGGCCAATCGGATGTTCGACCCGCGCAAATTGAATCGCATTATCCTCTGTTCCGATGGTGTCGCCAATGTCGGTTACACCGGACCAGAGCAGATACTGGAGCAGATCAAAGGATATGCGAAGAAGGGGATCACCCTGACCACCGTCGGATTCGGTATGGGTAACTACAACGATATCCTGATGGAGAAACTGGGTGACAAAGGGAACGGCCACTACGCGTATGTTGATGATATAGAAGAGGCAAAGCGAGTCTTCGTCGACAATCTGAACGGCACCCTTGAGGTCATTGCCCGTGATGTCAAGATCCAGGTGGAGTTTGACTCGACCATGGTTCGAAGCTATCGCCTGATCGGCTATGAAAATCGCGATGTTGCTGACGAGGATTTCCGCAATGATACCGTCGATGGCGGAGAGATCGGCTCCGGACACCGCGTCACCGCGCTGTATGAACTGAAACTGAGTAACTCGCTCGGTTCAGGAACGCTCGGTAAGGTACAGGTTCGGTTTAAGGACTCCGAAGGGAAAGTGGTTCGTGAGGTCTCCCGGATCATTGACCCCGATCACTTTGCCAAGCAGTTCGACGATGCCTCGTATGATTTCCGGTTGGCCGCCACGGCTGGTCAATTCTCGGAGATATTGCGGGACTCATATTGGGCCAGAGGGGAGAAACTTGCCGATCTACTTCCGATCGCCAAGGGACTGAACAAGGAGATCGATGACAAGGAGGTTGCAGAGCTGGTTTCGCTGATCGAGCGTGCCAACGAACTGAAGAAGAGCTTGTCGGAGAAGTAG
- the hypF gene encoding carbamoyltransferase HypF → MEHSTGTDSSPLARFRFLVNGVVQGVGFRPFVYRIATEEALTGTVQNGPNGVTIEVEGSAHAIARFRHRLQSELPPQSRIDSLESVSVGLTGESHFQIIHSAHDGAAATLIPPDIATCDDCLRELFDRSDRRFAYPFINCTNCGPRYTIVRSIPYDRPYTSMSTFTMCPSCQGEYDDPADRRFHAQPNGCAICGPRVRLCQADGTSVMGEPIPTAVDLLKTGLILAIRGVGGFHLAVDAGNETAVQRLRDRKGRAEKPLAMMAPDITTIENFCILSDHERALLLSPSRPIVLLKSREATGIANAVAPGQQYLGFMLPYTPLHHLLLRGNFTALVMTSGNLAEEPIAIGNQEALDRLKDIADYFLLHDREILQRCDDSIARIQGSQPRLIRRSRGYVPLPVTLAESTIKPILAVGAELKNTIALSRGNQIFLSQHIGDLDNPTALAFFEQSISHFEQIHEIVPEAIAYDLHPEYLSTQWAQKQALPSVSVQHHHAHLAAVLAEHKHVGKAIGIILDGTGYGTDGTIWGGELLFGDASGYVRSAWLAPVPMPGGGLAIKQPWRMALSHLYSSIGENIADLDLPVVAQHRQEIPLLTQMIQKKINSPLTSSCGRLFDAVAALLGYNREIAYEAQAAIGLEMLCDHSAVRASKGYSSALEQIPASGALTTAPLILSIVEDLRRGIARSHIAADFHRSVVEVWVKAAREARTRYNCNTVALSGGVFQNDLLFELMVDRLSAEQFTVLTHLQVPTNDGGIALGQITVANAHFRRERD, encoded by the coding sequence ATGGAGCACTCGACGGGAACAGATTCTTCCCCTCTGGCACGCTTTCGTTTTCTAGTGAACGGAGTTGTGCAGGGGGTCGGTTTTCGTCCGTTTGTCTATAGAATCGCGACAGAAGAAGCACTGACTGGGACTGTGCAAAATGGCCCAAACGGTGTGACGATCGAGGTTGAAGGCTCAGCCCATGCAATTGCGAGATTTCGCCATCGTCTGCAATCCGAACTTCCTCCCCAGTCACGAATCGATTCGCTTGAATCAGTGTCTGTTGGATTGACGGGCGAGTCTCATTTTCAGATTATCCACAGTGCGCATGACGGAGCCGCCGCTACGCTTATTCCTCCGGATATCGCCACCTGCGACGACTGCCTTCGCGAGCTCTTTGACCGATCTGACCGTCGCTTTGCGTATCCATTCATCAATTGTACGAACTGCGGACCACGTTACACCATTGTCCGGTCAATACCGTATGATCGCCCGTACACTTCCATGTCGACTTTCACGATGTGTCCATCCTGCCAGGGCGAGTATGATGACCCGGCAGATCGTCGGTTTCACGCCCAACCCAATGGTTGTGCTATTTGTGGTCCGAGGGTGCGTCTTTGTCAGGCCGATGGGACTTCGGTCATGGGCGAACCGATTCCGACTGCGGTAGATCTTCTCAAAACTGGTTTGATTCTGGCTATTCGCGGAGTTGGCGGTTTTCACTTGGCGGTTGATGCCGGCAATGAAACTGCCGTGCAGAGATTACGCGATCGAAAAGGTCGCGCTGAAAAGCCGCTGGCCATGATGGCTCCAGATATCACCACCATCGAGAACTTCTGTATCCTCTCCGATCATGAGCGGGCATTGCTTCTTTCTCCCAGCCGACCAATCGTATTGCTGAAGAGCAGAGAGGCTACGGGGATCGCCAACGCGGTGGCGCCCGGTCAGCAATATCTTGGCTTTATGTTGCCGTATACGCCGCTTCATCATCTGCTCCTTCGAGGCAATTTCACGGCGTTGGTCATGACCTCTGGCAATCTTGCAGAAGAGCCAATTGCAATCGGTAATCAAGAGGCGCTTGACCGACTAAAAGATATCGCGGACTATTTCCTACTTCACGACCGGGAGATACTGCAGCGCTGCGATGATTCGATCGCCAGAATTCAAGGATCACAACCACGGTTGATCCGGCGATCCCGTGGTTACGTTCCACTACCAGTGACCCTTGCTGAGTCAACGATCAAGCCGATCCTGGCCGTTGGAGCGGAACTGAAGAATACCATCGCGCTTTCCCGCGGTAACCAAATCTTTCTCTCGCAGCATATTGGCGATCTGGACAATCCCACCGCTCTTGCGTTTTTCGAACAGAGTATCTCCCATTTCGAGCAAATTCATGAGATCGTCCCTGAGGCAATTGCTTACGACCTGCATCCGGAGTATCTGTCAACGCAATGGGCCCAGAAGCAAGCACTCCCCTCGGTCAGCGTTCAGCATCACCACGCCCATCTTGCCGCAGTGCTGGCCGAACACAAGCATGTCGGAAAAGCGATCGGGATAATTCTCGATGGCACCGGCTACGGCACCGATGGGACGATCTGGGGAGGCGAACTTCTTTTCGGCGACGCTTCCGGCTATGTCAGATCGGCCTGGCTTGCTCCTGTTCCGATGCCCGGCGGGGGATTGGCGATCAAGCAGCCATGGCGAATGGCACTGTCTCATCTCTACTCATCAATTGGTGAAAACATTGCTGACCTGGATTTGCCGGTCGTTGCTCAACATCGGCAAGAGATTCCATTGCTGACCCAGATGATCCAAAAGAAGATCAACTCGCCGCTGACTTCAAGTTGTGGGCGACTCTTCGATGCTGTGGCGGCTTTGCTTGGATACAACCGCGAGATTGCCTATGAAGCGCAGGCTGCTATCGGGCTGGAAATGCTCTGCGATCACTCGGCAGTTCGTGCATCCAAAGGTTACTCCAGCGCGCTAGAACAGATACCGGCGTCCGGCGCTCTGACAACAGCCCCACTTATATTGAGTATAGTGGAAGATCTCCGACGTGGGATCGCCCGCTCCCATATTGCTGCAGATTTCCACCGGTCGGTGGTTGAAGTTTGGGTGAAGGCAGCGCGCGAAGCTCGGACCCGGTACAACTGCAACACAGTCGCCCTCAGCGGCGGTGTTTTTCAGAATGACCTGCTCTTTGAATTGATGGTGGATAGATTGTCCGCTGAGCAGTTTACTGTCTTGACTCATTTGCAGGTCCCAACCAATGATGGCGGCATTGCACTCGGCCAGATTACTGTGGCCAATGCACATTTTCGCCGCGAAAGAGATTGA
- the thpR gene encoding RNA 2',3'-cyclic phosphodiesterase, with the protein MYRLFVGLDLPDEAARQLVRISCGLPGARWLEPDQIHLTLRFIGEVDGGVFDDVIGALDTINLPPFELTLKGVGHFPPRRRPDTLWVGVERSESLELLHQKIDSALNRSGIPKDQRKFHPHVAIARLRDTQENRLGDYIVANNLYESGPFWIDSFHLFSSVLASGGASYRIEQSYPLYNGSKRDEKSS; encoded by the coding sequence ATGTACCGCTTGTTTGTCGGCCTTGATCTACCGGACGAAGCGGCCCGGCAGCTGGTTCGAATCAGTTGCGGCCTTCCCGGAGCGCGATGGCTTGAACCTGACCAAATCCATCTGACCCTTAGGTTTATTGGTGAAGTGGATGGCGGGGTGTTTGACGATGTCATTGGCGCTCTCGACACCATCAATCTGCCCCCGTTTGAACTGACGCTGAAGGGGGTCGGCCATTTCCCTCCTCGGCGCCGTCCGGATACTCTCTGGGTTGGGGTTGAACGGTCCGAATCGCTTGAACTTCTTCACCAGAAGATAGATTCAGCGCTCAACCGCTCGGGCATTCCCAAAGACCAGAGAAAATTCCACCCCCATGTGGCGATCGCCCGCTTGCGGGATACTCAGGAGAACAGACTCGGCGATTACATTGTCGCAAATAATCTCTATGAATCGGGGCCGTTCTGGATAGATAGTTTTCATCTCTTTTCCAGCGTTCTGGCATCAGGCGGCGCAAGCTATCGTATCGAACAAAGTTATCCTCTGTATAACGGGAGTAAGCGGGATGAAAAGTCATCGTAA
- the hypB gene encoding hydrogenase nickel incorporation protein HypB, whose protein sequence is MTDKVAIEKKVLSENDRLAQALREKLQAKKVLCLNLVSSPGSGKTSLLEKTIGALNNELRLALIAGDVQTENDANRLQKAGGKIVYPIVTGGSCHLDARMVTAVTDQFSLDDLDILFVENVGNLVCPSSYDLGEDMKVVLISTTEGDDKPLKYPGMFRRSSVMVINKIDLLGSSEFEMERVRQHALSINGQLEIFETSCRTGVGLETWYDWLRKQVANKRSS, encoded by the coding sequence ATGACCGACAAAGTTGCGATAGAAAAAAAAGTACTGTCGGAGAATGATCGACTGGCTCAGGCCCTTCGTGAAAAACTTCAGGCGAAAAAAGTCCTTTGTCTCAATCTGGTTAGTTCTCCCGGTTCCGGCAAAACCAGCTTGCTTGAAAAGACGATCGGCGCACTCAACAACGAACTTCGACTTGCCCTGATCGCCGGCGATGTACAGACTGAAAATGACGCCAACCGACTCCAGAAGGCCGGCGGGAAGATCGTTTATCCGATCGTTACCGGTGGCAGTTGTCATCTCGATGCCCGTATGGTCACCGCCGTGACCGACCAGTTTTCTCTCGATGATCTGGATATCTTGTTTGTCGAGAACGTTGGCAATCTGGTCTGCCCCTCAAGCTACGACCTGGGCGAAGATATGAAGGTGGTACTGATCAGCACCACTGAAGGTGACGACAAGCCGTTGAAATACCCAGGCATGTTCCGTCGATCCTCCGTCATGGTGATCAACAAGATCGACCTGCTAGGGAGCTCCGAGTTTGAGATGGAACGCGTCCGCCAACACGCCCTCTCGATCAACGGACAACTTGAGATCTTCGAGACCTCCTGCCGCACAGGCGTAGGCCTGGAGACCTGGTACGACTGGCTCAGAAAACAGGTCGCGAACAAGAGATCGAGCTGA
- a CDS encoding S9 family peptidase, giving the protein MKNSRFTRLLTVALFLVVASLTAAAQEHQPPMARIIPKVDSMFGDVRVDNYYWLRDKESPEVMKYLEDENNYTMLMMRPTEKLQQQLFSEMLGRIKENDASVPASHDGYFYYTRTEAGKPYGIHCRKKGSVDSQEEVVLDENELAKPYQYFAVSKWEDSPDHSLIAFGVDTAGSEQFDIQIKDLATGKIYPERIPMTYYDFAWANDNKTLFYIVQDGVARPYKLFRHTLGADPKNDVMVYHEADSSFELSIKRSRSNQYLFLESSSLTTTEIRYLDANTPNGTFKVITPRRDDHEYSVDHQGDKFYILTNDQALNFKIVTAPTSDPSMANWKDFVPYVDSIFITKLDLFSNWLVADEWFNGLPHLRIWDLTTGESHFIAFDEPAYALFPDENYDFSTDVFRFAYSSMLTPKTVYDYDMKTRTKTLKKQTEILGGYDPSQYQMERIFARASDGVMIPITIMYKKGMIRDGKAPLWLYAYGAYGINTEPYFSANQFSLLDRGMIYAEANIRGGSEMGRQWYYDGKLAKKRNSFTDFIASAEHLIGAKYTSSDRLVISGGSAGGLLIGAVVTMRPDLFKVAIADVPFVDVINTMLDENLPLTVQEFEEWGNPRDSIDYQYMRSYSPYDNIQATEYPNLLITGGINDPRVMYWEPAKFAAKFRATKTDNNRLLLRTHMGTGHFGESGRYGRLKDYAFQVAFALDILGLNR; this is encoded by the coding sequence ATGAAAAACTCACGATTCACGAGGCTGCTGACGGTAGCACTGTTCTTGGTTGTCGCCTCACTGACGGCAGCCGCGCAGGAACATCAGCCCCCCATGGCCAGGATCATACCCAAAGTGGATTCGATGTTTGGCGATGTACGCGTGGATAATTACTACTGGCTTCGCGACAAAGAGAGCCCCGAAGTTATGAAGTATCTTGAGGACGAAAACAATTACACGATGCTGATGATGCGGCCGACCGAAAAGCTCCAGCAGCAACTCTTCTCCGAGATGCTCGGACGGATCAAAGAAAATGATGCCTCTGTCCCAGCCTCACATGATGGATACTTCTACTATACCCGTACGGAGGCAGGCAAGCCGTATGGGATCCACTGCCGCAAGAAGGGTTCAGTGGATAGTCAGGAAGAGGTCGTCCTCGATGAAAATGAGTTGGCCAAACCATACCAGTATTTTGCTGTCTCCAAATGGGAAGACAGCCCGGATCATTCGTTGATCGCGTTCGGGGTTGATACCGCCGGAAGCGAACAGTTTGACATACAGATCAAGGATCTGGCGACCGGTAAGATCTACCCCGAGCGAATCCCCATGACCTACTATGATTTCGCCTGGGCCAACGACAACAAGACTCTCTTTTACATTGTACAGGATGGTGTGGCGAGACCATACAAGCTCTTCCGTCATACGCTGGGTGCAGATCCTAAAAATGATGTGATGGTGTACCATGAGGCGGATAGCTCGTTTGAGCTGTCAATCAAACGGAGCCGTAGCAATCAGTATCTGTTCCTGGAGTCGTCCAGTTTGACGACTACTGAGATCCGGTATCTTGATGCCAATACACCAAACGGCACATTCAAGGTGATAACTCCCCGACGTGACGATCATGAATACTCAGTTGATCACCAGGGAGACAAGTTCTATATCCTGACCAATGACCAGGCGCTCAATTTCAAGATCGTGACCGCGCCGACCAGCGACCCATCGATGGCGAACTGGAAAGATTTCGTGCCGTACGTCGATTCCATCTTCATAACCAAACTCGATCTGTTCTCTAACTGGCTGGTGGCGGACGAATGGTTTAATGGACTCCCCCATTTACGGATATGGGATCTGACCACCGGCGAGTCGCATTTTATCGCGTTTGATGAGCCGGCCTATGCGCTGTTCCCCGATGAAAACTACGATTTCTCGACCGATGTCTTCCGCTTCGCCTACTCGTCAATGCTGACCCCCAAAACGGTCTATGATTACGACATGAAGACTCGCACCAAAACACTGAAAAAGCAGACCGAGATACTGGGCGGATACGATCCATCGCAATACCAGATGGAGCGGATCTTTGCGCGCGCATCTGATGGCGTCATGATCCCGATCACGATCATGTACAAGAAGGGGATGATCCGCGACGGCAAGGCGCCGCTCTGGCTCTACGCGTATGGCGCGTACGGCATCAACACTGAACCGTATTTCTCCGCGAATCAGTTCAGCCTGCTCGATCGCGGAATGATCTACGCCGAAGCTAATATCCGGGGCGGCTCGGAAATGGGGCGGCAGTGGTACTATGACGGCAAACTTGCAAAGAAAAGGAATTCCTTCACCGACTTCATCGCGTCGGCAGAGCATCTGATAGGCGCCAAATATACCTCATCGGACAGACTGGTGATCAGCGGCGGCTCCGCAGGTGGCCTCTTGATCGGAGCGGTCGTGACAATGCGTCCTGACTTATTCAAAGTTGCGATCGCCGATGTGCCATTTGTTGATGTGATCAATACGATGCTGGATGAGAATCTCCCGCTGACAGTCCAGGAGTTTGAGGAATGGGGGAATCCGCGCGATTCGATCGACTATCAATACATGCGGTCCTACTCACCGTATGATAATATCCAGGCAACAGAGTACCCCAATCTGCTGATCACGGGAGGAATAAATGATCCTCGCGTGATGTACTGGGAGCCGGCGAAGTTCGCCGCCAAATTCCGGGCTACCAAGACTGACAATAATCGACTGTTATTGCGGACCCACATGGGGACGGGCCATTTCGGTGAATCCGGCCGCTATGGCAGATTGAAGGATTATGCGTTCCAGGTTGCGTTTGCACTGGATATCCTTGGTCTCAATCGTTGA
- a CDS encoding T9SS type A sorting domain-containing protein: MYIPSTGGLLEIPVVVDSFPGQIGGFRLCLAERGYDFTVLKVEPGELMTACGWEYLNWRRVAVTAETGYPWDVHPSTATSLLEITGFASVSEGYQASCYASGSRMELVRIHTAFASPSWAGNVNTACSSRPLMFYWRDCNDNVLYSRSGDTLFAASELLWPHVGISPSDSLNVVFPGYGSPDQTCLAGPEVAVPAFTAVDGYYDIICTDSVNPWIGDINCDGYAYTIADAIRYTRYFVWGLGVLTCTEQAISGSDINGDGLTLTVADLVQLIKITTGEGFYLDPIWHSFEFAKPVATFNKATLRISETSSDSRCLISSDQPIAACYVRLVSANDRPLRESDLRELAPEAMVGTIGDTLTLLWIDQSGEPVFGPGSYPLFASNDSRFRIVHSEVVGMNAKPMSVEVSQTVPAEFRLEQNVPNPFNPTTVISYTLNSPGRVTLEVYNVYGRQVIKLVDAYQSAGIHDVTWHAVDQSGEPIASGLYFYRLSTGTDVATRKMLLLK; this comes from the coding sequence ATGTACATACCATCTACGGGAGGATTGCTTGAGATTCCGGTAGTAGTCGATAGTTTTCCGGGCCAAATAGGCGGTTTCAGGCTCTGCCTTGCTGAGCGCGGCTACGACTTTACTGTCCTCAAAGTTGAGCCAGGTGAACTGATGACCGCGTGCGGCTGGGAGTATCTCAACTGGCGTCGCGTCGCGGTCACTGCCGAAACCGGCTATCCGTGGGATGTTCACCCAAGTACCGCGACAAGTCTCCTTGAGATCACCGGCTTTGCCTCCGTTTCAGAGGGATATCAAGCGTCGTGTTACGCATCCGGAAGTCGGATGGAATTGGTGCGGATCCATACCGCTTTTGCATCTCCCAGTTGGGCGGGAAACGTCAACACAGCCTGTTCGTCTCGTCCTCTCATGTTTTATTGGCGGGATTGCAATGACAACGTCCTGTATAGCCGGAGTGGAGATACACTGTTCGCCGCCTCTGAGTTGCTGTGGCCACATGTCGGCATATCTCCTTCGGATTCACTCAATGTGGTGTTTCCCGGCTACGGCTCGCCCGATCAGACCTGTCTCGCGGGACCGGAAGTCGCCGTTCCTGCATTTACCGCTGTTGACGGTTATTATGATATTATTTGCACAGACAGTGTGAATCCCTGGATCGGCGATATCAACTGCGACGGCTATGCCTACACCATCGCCGACGCTATCCGTTACACTCGCTATTTTGTCTGGGGGTTGGGCGTTCTTACTTGTACTGAGCAAGCTATTAGCGGCTCAGACATCAATGGCGATGGACTGACCCTCACCGTGGCCGACCTGGTGCAGCTAATCAAGATCACTACCGGCGAAGGGTTTTATCTGGATCCGATCTGGCATAGCTTCGAATTCGCCAAGCCGGTTGCGACCTTTAATAAGGCCACGCTCAGGATCAGCGAAACCTCTTCCGATAGCAGATGTCTCATCTCTTCCGATCAACCGATCGCCGCCTGCTATGTCCGTCTTGTCTCCGCCAACGACCGGCCGCTTCGTGAGTCGGATCTTCGTGAACTTGCGCCAGAGGCAATGGTCGGTACTATCGGCGACACACTTACTCTACTCTGGATCGACCAATCGGGTGAGCCGGTGTTTGGACCGGGGAGCTATCCGCTGTTTGCGTCCAACGATTCTCGTTTCCGGATAGTACATTCGGAAGTCGTCGGTATGAACGCCAAACCGATGTCAGTTGAAGTCTCCCAGACAGTGCCTGCGGAATTCCGCCTCGAACAGAATGTCCCAAATCCGTTCAACCCGACTACAGTGATTTCCTATACCCTCAATAGTCCTGGTAGGGTAACCCTTGAAGTTTACAATGTGTATGGTCGACAGGTGATCAAGCTGGTGGATGCGTATCAAAGCGCCGGTATCCACGACGTTACCTGGCACGCAGTCGATCAGTCTGGAGAGCCGATAGCCAGCGGGCTCTATTTCTATCGCCTTTCTACCGGCACCGATGTCGCCACCCGGAAAATGCTGCTCCTCAAATAA
- the hypA gene encoding hydrogenase maturation nickel metallochaperone HypA translates to MYYLIEGGLTNMHELSIAGNIVEAVQQEMISRGIDRVATIALRIGRMTDIDAESLRFGFEVITKETPLAETRLVIEHIPIAARCQTCQLEFEVPDLQFRCPACAGSAVDLIHGQELDIAYLEIPDDDPSLVSSDSNASKKATE, encoded by the coding sequence ATGTATTATCTTATTGAAGGTGGATTGACCAATATGCACGAACTGAGTATTGCAGGGAATATTGTCGAGGCGGTCCAGCAGGAGATGATCTCCCGCGGCATTGACCGGGTTGCCACGATTGCTCTCAGGATCGGTCGCATGACCGATATTGACGCTGAGTCGTTGCGCTTCGGTTTTGAAGTGATCACCAAAGAGACTCCTCTCGCCGAAACCAGGCTAGTGATCGAGCATATCCCGATCGCCGCACGTTGCCAGACATGCCAACTCGAATTCGAGGTCCCCGATCTTCAGTTCAGATGTCCAGCCTGCGCCGGCAGTGCAGTTGATCTGATCCATGGTCAGGAGCTCGATATAGCCTACCTAGAGATCCCGGATGATGACCCTTCGCTGGTCTCTTCAGATTCAAATGCCAGTAAGAAAGCGACAGAGTGA
- a CDS encoding glutathione peroxidase, with protein sequence MNSNDYRQIGFKTISGNDSSLAAFEGKVTLIVNTASECGFTPQYEGLQKLYERFKDSGLVIVGFPANNFGQQEPGSNEQIAAFCKLNFGVTFPMMAKVSVKGKDKHPLFAYLTEKSPCPGEIKWNFGKFLLDRQGNVVARFDSGVSPDDDELVHKIEKLL encoded by the coding sequence ATGAATTCCAACGACTACCGCCAGATCGGGTTCAAAACGATCAGCGGCAACGACAGCAGCCTGGCGGCGTTTGAAGGGAAAGTGACTTTGATCGTAAATACCGCATCGGAATGCGGATTCACCCCGCAATACGAAGGGCTGCAAAAGCTGTATGAGCGATTCAAAGATAGCGGCCTGGTGATCGTCGGCTTCCCCGCCAACAATTTTGGTCAGCAGGAGCCGGGCTCGAATGAGCAGATCGCGGCCTTCTGCAAATTGAACTTTGGCGTCACCTTCCCGATGATGGCCAAGGTCTCCGTCAAAGGAAAGGACAAGCATCCGCTGTTTGCCTATCTGACCGAAAAGTCGCCCTGCCCTGGTGAGATCAAGTGGAACTTTGGGAAATTCCTGTTGGATCGACAGGGAAATGTGGTCGCGCGGTTTGATTCCGGAGTCAGCCCGGATGATGATGAACTGGTGCACAAGATCGAGAAGTTGCTGTAG
- a CDS encoding YjbQ family protein: MKSHRKELWFNVPSRRGFVNITHEVQEAIRESGVQEGMVLVNAMHITASVFINDDESGLHQDYDKWLEKLAPHEPISQYRHNDTGEDNADAHMKRQLMGREVVVAITGGKLDFGPWEQIFYGEFDGRRKKRALIKIIGE, from the coding sequence ATGAAAAGTCATCGTAAGGAGCTCTGGTTCAACGTTCCTTCAAGACGCGGTTTCGTCAATATCACCCATGAGGTGCAGGAGGCGATCCGCGAGAGCGGCGTGCAGGAAGGAATGGTCCTGGTGAATGCGATGCATATCACCGCTTCGGTCTTTATTAACGACGACGAATCCGGGCTGCACCAGGATTACGACAAATGGCTGGAGAAACTGGCGCCACACGAACCGATCAGCCAATACCGGCATAATGATACCGGCGAAGACAACGCCGATGCCCACATGAAGCGTCAATTGATGGGGCGCGAGGTCGTCGTGGCGATCACGGGCGGAAAACTGGATTTCGGGCCGTGGGAGCAGATCTTCTACGGCGAATTCGATGGCCGCAGAAAAAAGCGGGCATTGATCAAGATCATCGGTGAATAG